In one Rutidosis leptorrhynchoides isolate AG116_Rl617_1_P2 chromosome 8, CSIRO_AGI_Rlap_v1, whole genome shotgun sequence genomic region, the following are encoded:
- the LOC139864262 gene encoding uncharacterized protein has translation MRFFGGNNSDVLKVEIVRELLEVLDAKNELVKLFRTSRDRIEMNDVPDLRIRIYSVVGTRQYDLPTSDVIGAIVFYSGDSTRTDYDMIIEYKGGTPRRVNKLHPSYMSLQFLLLFVYGQSGYHPELRMRNMRGGGGRRKDKMTMNMFYTYQLHDRYNMFGLLSKCGRLFQQYVVTAYCSIELNRLDYVRNNQQNIRNEYLSGLYDAINRGDHYGADVGSRTILPASFTGVLYTIEFQKRGLPHCHTLLWIKPSLRSYQPQDVDRFISAELPDPDRDPDGFRVVSDMMMHGPCGLLNKKAPCMEELETTREFFVPRNSLNRSMNKRISIKMVMCITEGAIWYSKSVSDFGLPRIPQHLIDDLQNRLIMEEKNYDRETLLAEKIILESKLNSKQLMIYNLVISSNSSRKQELIFVYGHGGTGKTFLWKAITTAFRADGKIVLTMASSGIVSLLLPAGRTAHSRFKIPIDLTDESMCNIKKKCKWHHF, from the exons ATGAGGTTCTTTGGTGGGAACAACTCCGATGTTCTTAAGGTTGAGATTGTTAGGGAGCTATTAGAAGTACTAGATGCTAAGAatgaattagttaagttatttagaACTTCAAGAGACAGGATCGAGATGAATGATGTTCCAGATTTACGTATCAGGATTTATAGTGTTGTTGGCACAAGGCAATACGACTTGCCTACTAGCGATGTTATTGGTGCTATTGTTTTTTATTCGGGTGATAGTACTAGAACTGATTATGATATGATCATAGAGTATAAGGGTGGTACGCCTAGACGTGTTAATAAACTGCATCCCTCTTATATGTCTCTGCAGTTTCTGTTACTATTTGTGTATGGGCAATCGGGATACCATCCGGAACTGAGAATGAGAAACATGCGTGGAGGTGGCGGTCGGAGAAAGGATAAGATGACCATGAACATGTTCTATACTTATCAATTACATGATAGGTATAATATGTTTGGTCTGTTATCTAAATGTGGTAGGTTATTTCAACAGTATGTTGTCACCGCTTACTGTAGCATTGAGTTAAATAGGCTGGATTACGTGAGAAACAATCAGCAAAATATACGTAACGAGTATCTGTCTGGATTGTATGATGCTATAAACAGAGGAGACCATTATGGGGCTGATGTTGGTTCGAGGACCATATTACCCGCATCGTTCACGGGAG TGCTTTATACTATCGAGTTTCAGAAAAGGGGGCTTCCACATTGTCATACATTATTATGGATAAAGCCGTCTCTGAGATCTTATCAACCACAGGATGTGGACCGATTCATTTCAGCCGAATTACCAGACCCCGATAGAGACCCTGATGGTTTTAGAGTTGTGTCCGATATGATGATGCATGGTCCTTGCGGCTTGCTAAACAAAAAAGCTCCCTGTATGGAGGAATTAGAAACTACGCGAGAATTTTTTGTTCCAAGAAATTCCCTAAACCGTTCAATGAACAAACGTATTTCGATAAAGATGGTTATGTGCATTACCGAAGGCGCAATCTGG TATTCCAAGTCCGTTTCCGATTTTGGTCTCCCTAGAATTCCTCAACATCTGATTGATGATCTTCAGAACAGACTTATAATGGAAGAAAAGAATTACGATCGCGAAACGTTGCTTGCTGAAAAAATCATACTTGAATCGAAATTAAATAGCAAGCAACTAATGATCTACAATTTAGTCATCAGTTCAAATAGCAGTCGAAAGCAAGAACTAATATTTGTCTATGGTCATGGCGGAACGGGCAAAACCTTTCTTTGGAAGGCAATTACAACCGCCTTTCGAGCTGATGGAAAAATAGTGCTCACTATGGCATCATCCGGGATTGTCTCCCTGTTACTACCTGCCGGTCGGACCGCCCATTCAAGATTCAAGATTCCTATCGATTTGACCGATGAGAGTATGTGCAATATTAAGAAAAAATGCAAATGGCATCACTTCTAA